The following are encoded in a window of Pseudomonas sp. St316 genomic DNA:
- a CDS encoding LLM class flavin-dependent oxidoreductase, which produces MADGKKKILLNAFNMNCIGHINHGLWTHPQDTSTQFNTIEYWTALAQLLERGLFDGLFIADIVGVYDVYQQSVDVTLKESIQLPVNDPLLLVSAMAAVTKNLGFGLTANLTYEPPYLFARRMSTLDHLSRGRVGWNIVTGYLDSAAKAMGLTAQVEHDRRYDQADEYLQVLYKLWEGSWENDAVLNDREQRIYARPEKVHKVRHQGEFYQVEGYHLCEPSPQRTPVLFQAGSSERGLLFAGRHAECVFISGQNKPATKVQVDKVRASATRAGRNPEDIKVFMGLNVIVGETEAAAWAKHAEYLSYASAEAGVAHFSASTGIDFSQYELDEPIQYVKSNAIQSATKTLQNNDWTRRKLLEQHALGGRYITVVGSPEQVADELESWIAETGLDGFNLTRIVTPQSYVDFIDLVIPELQRRGSYKTEYDNGTLREKLFHAGAHLPGQHTGSTYRH; this is translated from the coding sequence ATGGCGGACGGCAAGAAAAAAATCCTGCTCAACGCGTTCAACATGAACTGCATCGGGCACATCAATCACGGCTTGTGGACCCACCCCCAGGACACATCGACCCAGTTCAACACGATCGAATACTGGACTGCCCTGGCGCAATTGCTCGAACGCGGGCTGTTCGACGGGCTGTTCATCGCCGACATCGTCGGTGTCTATGACGTGTACCAGCAGTCGGTGGACGTCACGCTCAAAGAGTCGATCCAGCTGCCGGTCAACGACCCGTTGTTGCTGGTTTCTGCGATGGCCGCCGTGACGAAAAACCTCGGCTTCGGCCTCACCGCCAACCTGACCTACGAACCGCCCTACCTGTTCGCCCGACGCATGAGCACCCTCGACCACCTGAGTCGTGGTCGGGTCGGCTGGAACATCGTCACCGGCTACCTGGACAGCGCCGCCAAGGCCATGGGCCTGACGGCGCAGGTCGAGCATGACCGCCGCTATGACCAGGCCGATGAGTACCTGCAAGTGCTTTACAAATTGTGGGAAGGCAGCTGGGAAAACGACGCGGTGCTCAACGACCGCGAGCAGCGGATTTATGCCCGCCCGGAGAAAGTGCACAAGGTCCGGCACCAGGGCGAGTTCTACCAGGTCGAGGGCTATCACCTGTGCGAACCCTCACCCCAGCGCACGCCGGTGCTGTTCCAGGCCGGCAGTTCCGAGCGCGGCCTGCTGTTCGCCGGACGGCATGCCGAGTGTGTGTTCATCAGCGGCCAGAACAAACCGGCGACCAAGGTCCAGGTGGACAAGGTGCGTGCCAGTGCCACCCGGGCCGGGCGTAATCCCGAGGACATCAAGGTGTTCATGGGCCTGAACGTAATCGTCGGCGAAACCGAAGCGGCCGCCTGGGCCAAGCATGCCGAGTACCTGAGCTACGCCAGCGCAGAGGCCGGTGTGGCGCATTTTTCCGCGTCGACAGGGATCGATTTTTCCCAGTACGAGCTGGACGAACCGATCCAGTACGTCAAGAGCAACGCCATCCAGTCCGCCACCAAGACCTTGCAGAACAACGACTGGACCCGGCGCAAATTGCTCGAGCAACACGCCCTGGGCGGTCGTTACATCACGGTGGTCGGCTCGCCCGAACAGGTGGCCGACGAGCTGGAGTCGTGGATCGCCGAAACCGGCCTCGATGGTTTCAACCTGACCCGCATCGTCACGCCGCAAAGCTACGTGGACTTCATCGACCTGGTGATTCCCGAGTTGCAGCGACGCGGCTCGTACAAGACCGAATACGACAACGGCACCCTGCGCGAGAAACTGTTTCACGCGGGGGCCCATCTACCCGGACAACACACTGGCTCGACCTACCGGCACTGA
- a CDS encoding SfnB family sulfur acquisition oxidoreductase: MSDLAQAKVQSDQDIAPLLLPAQVLRNDAEAIKAAHELAQVARQQAARRDQQRKLPWAEIEQFTRSGLGSIAIPRAYGGPQVSFVTLADVFAIISAADPALGQIPQNQFGILQLILGTGTERQKKILLQSVLEGWRIGNAGPERGVRNTLELKARITADGDGFVINGQKFYSTGALFAHWVAVKALNEEGRQVLAFVRRGTPGLRIVDDWSGFGQRTTASGTVLLNNVRVDAELVLDNWRINETPGVQGAISQLIQAAIDAGIARGAIDDAIAFVRERARPWIDAKVERASDDLYVIADIGKLKIELHAAEALLRKAGQVLDQVSAAPITAQSAARASIAVAEAKVLTTEIALQASEKLFELAGSRATLAEFNLDRHWRNARVHTLHDPVRWKYHAVGAYHLNGTLPARHSWI, translated from the coding sequence ATGTCGGATTTGGCGCAAGCAAAGGTCCAGAGCGACCAGGACATCGCACCGCTGTTGTTGCCCGCACAGGTGTTGCGCAACGATGCCGAGGCCATCAAAGCTGCCCATGAACTGGCGCAGGTCGCTCGTCAGCAGGCCGCGCGTCGTGACCAGCAACGCAAGCTGCCCTGGGCAGAAATTGAGCAATTTACCCGCAGCGGACTGGGCAGCATCGCCATTCCCCGGGCATACGGCGGCCCACAGGTTTCGTTCGTCACCCTGGCCGACGTGTTCGCAATCATTAGCGCCGCTGACCCGGCCCTAGGGCAGATCCCGCAAAACCAGTTTGGCATTCTCCAGCTGATACTCGGCACGGGCACCGAACGGCAGAAGAAAATTCTTCTGCAGAGCGTCCTCGAAGGTTGGCGCATCGGTAACGCCGGGCCGGAACGGGGTGTTCGCAATACCCTTGAGCTGAAGGCACGGATCACCGCCGACGGTGACGGCTTCGTCATCAATGGCCAGAAGTTCTATTCCACCGGCGCACTGTTTGCCCATTGGGTAGCGGTCAAGGCGTTGAATGAGGAAGGCCGCCAGGTGCTGGCGTTCGTGCGGCGCGGCACACCGGGCCTGCGGATCGTCGACGACTGGTCGGGGTTCGGCCAGCGCACCACGGCCAGCGGCACGGTGCTGCTGAACAATGTACGCGTGGATGCCGAGTTGGTTCTGGATAACTGGCGCATCAACGAAACACCCGGCGTGCAAGGCGCGATTTCCCAACTGATCCAGGCCGCCATCGATGCGGGCATCGCCCGTGGCGCCATTGACGACGCCATCGCCTTCGTCCGTGAACGGGCCCGGCCCTGGATCGACGCCAAGGTCGAGCGGGCCAGTGATGACCTCTACGTGATCGCCGACATTGGCAAACTGAAAATCGAACTGCACGCCGCCGAAGCCTTGCTGCGCAAGGCCGGACAAGTGTTGGACCAGGTCAGTGCCGCCCCCATCACGGCGCAATCGGCTGCCCGCGCCTCGATTGCCGTGGCCGAGGCCAAAGTGCTCACCACCGAAATCGCCCTGCAAGCCAGCGAAAAACTCTTCGAACTGGCCGGCAGCCGCGCCACCCTCGCCGAATTCAACCTCGATCGCCACTGGCGCAACGCACGGGTCCACACCCTGCACGACCCGGTGCGCTGGAAGTATCACGCGGTAGGCGCCTACCACCTGAACGGCACCTTGCCGGCCCGCCATTCCTGGATCTGA
- the tcyL gene encoding cystine ABC transporter permease, producing the protein MEAAFQLALDSAPFLLKGAYYTVFLSLGGMFFGLLLGFGLALMRLSRFKLVNWIARIYVSFFRGTPLLVQLFVIYYGLPQLGIELDPLPAALIGFSLNMAAYACEILRAAISSIERGQWEAAASIGMTRAQTLRRAILPQAARTALPPLGNSFISLVKDTALAATIQVPELFRQAQLITARTFEIFTMYLAAALIYWILASVLSHLQNVLEARVNRHDQES; encoded by the coding sequence ATGGAAGCGGCTTTTCAACTCGCGCTGGACTCCGCGCCCTTCTTGCTCAAGGGCGCGTACTACACGGTCTTCCTCAGCCTGGGCGGCATGTTTTTCGGCTTGCTGCTGGGGTTCGGCCTGGCGCTGATGCGCCTGTCGCGCTTCAAACTGGTGAACTGGATCGCCCGCATCTACGTGTCGTTCTTTCGCGGCACGCCGTTGCTGGTGCAGTTGTTCGTGATCTATTACGGGTTGCCGCAACTGGGCATAGAGCTGGATCCGCTACCGGCGGCCCTGATCGGTTTCTCACTGAACATGGCCGCCTACGCGTGTGAAATCCTGCGGGCCGCCATCAGCTCCATCGAGCGCGGCCAGTGGGAAGCGGCGGCAAGCATCGGCATGACCCGCGCCCAGACACTGCGCCGGGCCATCCTGCCGCAAGCCGCACGCACGGCCCTGCCACCGTTGGGCAACAGCTTCATTTCCCTGGTCAAGGACACCGCGCTGGCGGCGACCATCCAGGTGCCGGAGCTGTTCCGCCAGGCGCAGTTGATCACCGCGCGAACCTTCGAAATCTTCACCATGTACCTGGCCGCCGCGCTGATCTATTGGATTCTGGCCAGCGTGCTCTCGCACCTGCAGAACGTCCTGGAAGCCCGGGTCAATCGCCATGACCAGGAGTCCTGA
- a CDS encoding methionine ABC transporter permease, with the protein MWFDRLLQGFIDTFLMVGVSSLIALLAGIPLAVILVTSGKGGIYEAPALNRALGAFVNLFRSIPFLILMVALIPFTRLIVGTTYGVWAAVVPLTIAATPFFARIAEVSLREVDHGLIEAAQAMGCRRWHIVWHVLLPEALPGIVGGFTITLVTMINSSAMAGAIGAGGLGDIAYRYGYQRFDSQIMLTVIVLLVALVAVIQLGGDRLARGLNKR; encoded by the coding sequence ATGTGGTTTGATCGGTTGTTGCAGGGGTTCATCGACACCTTCCTGATGGTCGGCGTGTCATCGTTGATTGCGTTGTTGGCGGGCATACCGCTGGCAGTGATCCTGGTCACCAGCGGCAAGGGCGGGATCTATGAAGCGCCAGCCCTGAACCGGGCCCTGGGCGCGTTCGTGAACCTGTTCCGCTCGATACCGTTCCTGATTCTGATGGTGGCGCTGATTCCGTTCACCCGGCTGATCGTCGGCACTACGTATGGCGTGTGGGCCGCCGTCGTACCGCTGACCATCGCCGCCACGCCGTTCTTCGCCCGCATCGCCGAAGTCAGCCTGCGGGAAGTCGACCATGGCCTGATCGAAGCGGCCCAGGCCATGGGTTGCCGGCGCTGGCACATTGTCTGGCATGTGTTGCTGCCCGAAGCGTTACCGGGCATCGTCGGCGGCTTTACCATCACCTTGGTGACCATGATCAACTCTTCGGCCATGGCCGGAGCGATAGGCGCCGGCGGCCTGGGCGACATCGCCTACCGCTATGGCTACCAACGCTTCGACAGCCAGATCATGCTCACGGTGATCGTATTGCTGGTGGCGTTGGTGGCGGTGATCCAGTTGGGCGGCGACCGCCTGGCGCGCGGCTTGAATAAACGCTGA
- the tcyN gene encoding L-cystine ABC transporter ATP-binding protein TcyN: protein MIVVEKLTKQFKGQVVLNGIDLKIEEGEVVAIIGPSGSGKTTFLRCLNFLEEPTSGRIKVGDIEIDGSRPLNQQQGLVRRLRQQVGFVFQNFNLFPHRTALENVTEGPQVVKKIPRAEAEALGRKLLAKVGLAGKEDAYPRRLSGGQQQRVAIARALAMEPAVILFDEPTSALDPELVGEVLATIRGLAEEKRTMVIVTHEMGFARDVANRVVFFDKGVIVEQGEAKALFAAPKEERTRQFLSKFLSAGHGNQ from the coding sequence ATGATTGTCGTGGAAAAACTGACAAAGCAGTTCAAGGGGCAGGTGGTGCTCAACGGCATCGACCTGAAGATCGAAGAAGGCGAAGTGGTTGCGATCATCGGCCCCAGCGGCTCGGGCAAGACCACTTTCCTGCGCTGCTTGAATTTCCTCGAAGAGCCTACCAGCGGTCGGATCAAGGTCGGCGACATCGAGATCGATGGCAGTCGCCCGCTGAACCAACAACAGGGCCTGGTGCGCCGTTTGCGCCAGCAGGTGGGCTTCGTGTTCCAGAACTTCAACCTGTTTCCCCATCGCACAGCATTGGAAAATGTCACTGAAGGCCCGCAGGTGGTGAAGAAAATTCCCCGCGCCGAAGCCGAAGCCCTGGGACGCAAGCTCTTGGCCAAGGTCGGGCTGGCGGGCAAGGAGGACGCCTACCCACGGCGTCTTTCTGGCGGCCAGCAACAGCGCGTGGCGATTGCCCGGGCGTTGGCGATGGAACCGGCGGTGATCCTGTTCGACGAGCCGACCTCGGCCCTCGATCCGGAACTGGTGGGTGAAGTACTGGCAACCATTCGCGGCCTGGCTGAAGAAAAACGCACCATGGTCATCGTGACCCACGAAATGGGCTTCGCCCGGGACGTGGCCAACCGCGTGGTGTTTTTCGACAAAGGCGTGATCGTCGAACAAGGCGAAGCCAAGGCCTTGTTTGCAGCGCCCAAGGAAGAACGCACTCGACAGTTCCTCAGCAAGTTCCTGTCCGCCGGACACGGCAACCAGTAA
- a CDS encoding SfnB family sulfur acquisition oxidoreductase, with protein MTFSQHVAVITSDEQALIVASDLADDFKRDSALRDRERRLPYPELEAFSRSGLWGISVPKAYGGAGVSNVTLAKVIALISQADGSLGQIPQNHFYALEVLRVNGTKAQQQRLYAEVLAGQRFGNALAELGTKTAHDRITQLRRDGEGYRINGRKFYATGAIYAQRIPTSVVDENGVQQLAFVPRNSQGLTVIDDWSGFGQRTTGSGSVVFEDVYVAAADIVPFQSAFERPTPVGPLAQILHAAIDTGIARAAYEDALHFVRNKTRPWIDATSDVATEDPHTLKSFGQLSIRLHAAEALLERAGEFLDRAQADTRADTVAAASIAVAEARAISTEISLAASSTLFELAGSQATLAEHGLDRHWRNARVHTLHDPVRWKYHAVGNFYLNDEKPPLRGTI; from the coding sequence ATGACGTTTTCTCAACACGTCGCGGTGATCACCAGCGATGAACAAGCCCTGATCGTGGCCAGCGACCTGGCCGATGACTTCAAGCGTGACAGCGCCCTGCGCGACCGCGAGCGCCGCTTGCCGTACCCGGAACTGGAGGCCTTCTCCCGCTCGGGCCTGTGGGGTATCAGCGTGCCCAAGGCCTATGGCGGTGCCGGTGTTTCCAACGTCACCCTGGCCAAAGTCATCGCGCTGATTTCTCAGGCCGACGGCTCGCTGGGGCAGATTCCGCAAAATCATTTCTACGCCTTGGAAGTGCTGCGGGTAAACGGCACTAAAGCGCAACAACAACGCCTGTACGCCGAAGTGCTCGCCGGCCAACGCTTTGGTAACGCCCTGGCCGAACTTGGCACCAAGACGGCCCATGACCGCATCACCCAACTGCGCCGCGACGGCGAGGGCTATCGCATCAACGGTCGCAAGTTCTACGCCACGGGCGCGATCTACGCCCAACGCATCCCCACATCGGTGGTGGACGAAAACGGCGTGCAACAACTGGCGTTCGTTCCTCGCAACAGCCAGGGCCTGACGGTGATCGACGATTGGAGCGGTTTTGGCCAGCGCACCACTGGCAGTGGTTCGGTGGTGTTCGAAGACGTGTATGTCGCCGCCGCAGACATCGTGCCCTTCCAGAGCGCCTTCGAACGCCCCACACCGGTAGGGCCGCTGGCGCAGATTCTTCACGCCGCCATCGACACCGGCATCGCCCGCGCCGCCTATGAGGACGCCCTGCATTTTGTCCGCAATAAAACCCGCCCCTGGATCGACGCCACCAGCGACGTCGCCACCGAAGACCCGCACACCCTCAAGAGTTTCGGCCAACTGAGCATCCGCCTGCATGCCGCCGAAGCCCTGTTGGAGCGCGCCGGTGAGTTTCTCGACCGAGCCCAGGCCGACACCCGGGCCGACACGGTCGCCGCTGCCTCGATTGCCGTGGCCGAAGCCCGTGCCATCAGCACCGAAATTTCCCTGGCCGCCAGCAGCACGCTGTTCGAATTGGCCGGCAGCCAGGCGACCCTGGCCGAACATGGCCTCGACCGCCACTGGCGCAACGCTCGGGTGCACACCCTGCATGACCCGGTGCGCTGGAAATACCACGCGGTGGGCAACTTCTACCTCAACGATGAAAAACCGCCGCTGCGGGGGACTATCTGA
- the tcyJ gene encoding cystine ABC transporter substrate-binding protein, giving the protein MNFSALRRNLLVGSLGLALSAGLLGQAVAGEQLQKIKDAGVINVGLEGTYPPFSFVDADGKLAGFEVEFSEALAKELGVKVKLQPTKWDGILAALESKRLDAVVNQVTISEERKKKYDFSQPYTVSGIQALVLTKNQDTIKTAADLAGKKVGVGLGTNYEQWVKANVPGADVRTYEDDPTKFQDLRVGRIDAILIDRLAALEYAKKAKDTTAAGEAFSRQEAGIALRKGEPELLDAINKAIDKLRADGTLAKISQKYFNADVTK; this is encoded by the coding sequence ATGAATTTCTCCGCATTACGTCGCAACCTGTTGGTAGGTTCGCTGGGCCTGGCATTGAGCGCCGGGCTGTTGGGGCAAGCAGTTGCCGGTGAGCAGCTGCAAAAAATCAAGGACGCAGGCGTGATCAACGTCGGCCTGGAAGGCACTTACCCACCGTTCAGTTTCGTCGACGCCGACGGCAAGCTGGCCGGTTTTGAAGTGGAGTTTTCCGAAGCCCTGGCCAAGGAACTGGGGGTGAAGGTCAAGCTGCAGCCGACCAAATGGGACGGGATCCTCGCGGCACTGGAATCCAAGCGTCTGGACGCGGTGGTCAACCAGGTAACCATCTCCGAAGAGCGCAAGAAGAAATACGACTTCTCCCAGCCCTACACCGTTTCCGGGATCCAGGCGCTGGTGCTGACCAAGAATCAGGACACCATCAAGACTGCCGCCGACCTGGCTGGCAAGAAGGTCGGTGTAGGCCTGGGCACTAACTATGAACAGTGGGTCAAAGCCAACGTGCCTGGCGCTGACGTGCGTACCTATGAAGATGATCCGACCAAGTTCCAGGACCTGCGCGTTGGCCGCATCGATGCCATCCTGATCGACCGCCTCGCGGCGCTGGAATATGCCAAGAAAGCCAAGGACACCACGGCCGCCGGCGAAGCGTTTTCTCGCCAGGAAGCCGGCATCGCCCTACGCAAAGGCGAGCCAGAGTTGCTGGACGCGATCAACAAGGCCATCGACAAATTGCGCGCCGACGGCACCCTCGCCAAGATCTCGCAGAAGTACTTCAACGCTGACGTCACGAAATAA
- a CDS encoding D-cysteine desulfhydrase, producing the protein MIKQQLSRFNRLDLLGHPTPLEKLERLSTWLDRDIYIKRDDLTPLALGGNKLRKLEYLAFDAIAQGADTLITAGAIQSNHVRQTAALAAKLGLGCVALLENPIGTEDSNYLGNGNRLLLELFDAKVELVDNLDNADEQLQALAGRLRANGKNPYLVPIGGSNALGALGYVRAGLELAEQIKDTGIEFAAVVLASGSAGTHSGLALALSEALPALPVIGVTVSRSEEDQFPKVQGLAERTAQLLDVALPGAFKVNLWDEYFAPRYGEPNAGTLAAVKLLASQEGLLLDPVYTGKAMAGLLDGLGRDRFDDGPIIFLHTGGAPALFAYSTAFPA; encoded by the coding sequence ATGATCAAACAACAGCTGTCTCGCTTTAACCGTCTCGACCTGCTCGGCCATCCGACACCGCTGGAAAAACTCGAGCGCCTCTCCACCTGGCTCGACCGGGACATCTATATCAAGCGCGACGACCTGACACCCCTGGCCTTGGGCGGCAACAAACTGCGCAAGCTCGAATACCTGGCCTTTGATGCCATCGCCCAAGGCGCCGATACCCTCATCACCGCCGGGGCGATCCAGTCCAACCATGTACGCCAGACTGCCGCGCTGGCCGCGAAGCTGGGCCTGGGTTGCGTGGCCTTGCTGGAAAACCCCATCGGCACTGAAGACAGCAATTACCTGGGCAACGGCAACCGCCTGCTGTTGGAATTGTTCGACGCCAAGGTCGAGTTGGTGGACAACCTGGACAACGCCGATGAGCAGCTACAGGCCCTGGCCGGTCGCCTGCGCGCCAACGGGAAAAATCCCTACCTGGTGCCGATTGGTGGTTCAAACGCCTTAGGCGCGCTGGGTTATGTGCGCGCCGGCCTGGAACTGGCCGAGCAGATCAAGGACACCGGGATTGAATTCGCCGCCGTGGTACTGGCCTCGGGCAGTGCCGGCACCCACAGCGGCCTGGCGCTGGCGCTGAGCGAAGCCCTGCCGGCGCTGCCTGTCATCGGCGTCACGGTTTCGCGCAGCGAGGAAGACCAGTTTCCGAAGGTCCAGGGCCTGGCCGAACGCACCGCCCAGTTGCTGGACGTGGCCCTTCCCGGGGCTTTCAAGGTCAATCTGTGGGACGAGTACTTCGCGCCCCGCTACGGTGAGCCAAACGCCGGAACCCTGGCGGCGGTCAAGCTGCTGGCCAGCCAGGAAGGCCTGTTGCTCGATCCGGTCTACACCGGCAAGGCCATGGCCGGCCTGCTCGACGGCCTTGGCCGCGACCGCTTCGACGACGGCCCGATCATCTTCCTGCATACCGGCGGTGCACCGGCATTGTTTGCCTATAGCACGGCATTCCCGGCGTAG
- a CDS encoding ATP-binding cassette domain-containing protein, with product MNAVNPRLRHQAPTLQSAEQTELHPLLNRAHVRFIGLGKTYNGAQGPVAALQGIDLAIQRGEVFGIIGRSGAGKSSLIRTINRLEQPSSGRVLIDQIDIGEFDEDRLVELRRRIGMIFQHFNLMSAKTVWQNVELPLKVAGVPKEQRQRKVRELLELVGLQGKHKAYPAQLSGGQKQRVGIARALVHDPQILLCDEATSALDPETTQSILGLLHEINQRLGLTIVLITHEMAVIREVCDRVVVLEQGRIVEQGPVWEVFGNPQHEVSRTLLAPLQHAIPQELQSRLQVQPASADAATVLRLQFTGIDREEPDLAALFSALGGRVRLLHGGIERIQGHGLGQLLLAVSGSSWGAEELRQRAGNWAQRVEVLGYVV from the coding sequence ATGAACGCCGTCAACCCTCGACTCCGACACCAAGCCCCCACGCTCCAGAGCGCCGAGCAGACCGAACTGCATCCGCTGCTCAACCGTGCCCATGTGCGCTTCATCGGCCTGGGCAAGACCTACAACGGTGCCCAAGGTCCGGTGGCCGCGCTGCAAGGCATCGACCTGGCGATCCAGCGCGGCGAGGTGTTCGGCATCATCGGCCGCAGCGGCGCCGGCAAGTCGTCGCTGATCCGCACCATCAACCGCCTCGAACAACCCAGCAGTGGCCGGGTGTTGATCGATCAGATAGATATCGGCGAGTTCGATGAAGACCGCCTGGTGGAACTGCGTCGGCGCATCGGCATGATCTTCCAGCACTTCAACCTGATGTCGGCCAAGACCGTGTGGCAGAACGTTGAGCTGCCGCTGAAAGTCGCCGGCGTGCCCAAGGAACAGCGCCAGCGCAAAGTCCGCGAGTTGCTGGAACTGGTCGGCCTGCAAGGCAAGCACAAGGCCTATCCCGCGCAGCTTTCCGGCGGGCAGAAACAGCGGGTGGGGATTGCCCGGGCGCTGGTGCATGACCCGCAGATCCTGCTGTGCGACGAGGCCACCTCGGCCCTGGACCCGGAGACCACTCAATCGATCCTCGGCCTGCTGCACGAGATCAACCAGCGGCTGGGCCTGACCATCGTGCTGATCACCCACGAGATGGCGGTGATTCGCGAAGTCTGCGACCGAGTGGTCGTGCTCGAGCAAGGGCGAATCGTCGAGCAGGGGCCAGTCTGGGAGGTCTTCGGCAACCCGCAACACGAGGTCAGCCGGACGCTGCTGGCGCCGTTGCAACACGCCATACCGCAGGAGCTGCAAAGCCGCTTGCAGGTGCAACCGGCGTCGGCGGACGCGGCGACCGTGCTGCGTCTGCAATTCACCGGCATCGATCGTGAGGAACCGGATCTTGCCGCCTTGTTCAGTGCCCTCGGCGGGCGGGTGCGATTGCTGCACGGTGGCATCGAACGGATTCAGGGCCACGGGCTGGGGCAACTGCTGCTGGCCGTGAGCGGTTCGTCGTGGGGCGCCGAGGAACTGCGGCAACGGGCGGGCAATTGGGCGCAACGGGTGGAGGTGCTGGGTTATGTGGTTTGA
- a CDS encoding MetQ/NlpA family ABC transporter substrate-binding protein, with the protein MTKQRLTLPVKALALTLGLFSSALFAADAPLKIGTTAAFAIPLEAAVEEAGKQGLKVELVEFSDWIAPNVSLASGDIDVNYFQHIPFLENAKAAAGFDLVPFAPGIINNVGLYSKKYKSFDELPEGASVAIANDPINSGRGLQLLAKAGLISLKPGVGYKATEDDIVANPKKLKILQVEAVQLVRAYEDADLVQGYPAYIRLAKTFDASSALLFDGLDHKEYVIQFVIQPKSKNDPRLIKFVDIYQHSPAVRAALDKAHGKLYQAGWES; encoded by the coding sequence ATGACCAAGCAACGCCTGACCCTGCCAGTCAAAGCACTGGCCCTGACCCTCGGCCTCTTCAGCTCGGCGCTGTTCGCTGCTGATGCACCGTTGAAAATCGGCACAACCGCCGCGTTCGCCATTCCCCTGGAGGCCGCCGTCGAAGAAGCCGGCAAACAAGGCCTGAAAGTCGAGCTGGTAGAGTTCAGCGACTGGATCGCGCCCAACGTCAGCCTGGCCTCCGGTGATATCGATGTGAATTACTTCCAGCACATCCCGTTCCTGGAAAATGCCAAGGCCGCCGCCGGATTCGACCTGGTGCCGTTTGCGCCAGGAATCATCAATAACGTCGGCCTCTATTCGAAAAAATACAAAAGCTTCGACGAACTGCCAGAAGGTGCCAGCGTCGCCATTGCCAACGACCCGATCAACAGCGGGCGCGGCCTGCAACTGTTGGCCAAGGCCGGGCTGATCAGCCTCAAGCCGGGTGTCGGCTACAAGGCCACCGAAGACGACATCGTCGCCAACCCGAAGAAGCTCAAGATCCTGCAGGTCGAAGCCGTGCAGTTGGTGCGCGCTTATGAAGACGCCGACCTGGTGCAGGGTTATCCCGCCTACATCCGCCTGGCCAAGACCTTCGATGCCAGCTCTGCCTTGCTGTTCGACGGCCTCGATCACAAGGAGTACGTGATTCAGTTCGTGATCCAGCCCAAGAGCAAGAACGACCCGCGGCTGATCAAGTTCGTCGACATCTACCAGCATTCGCCAGCCGTGCGCGCCGCCCTGGACAAGGCCCACGGCAAGCTCTACCAAGCCGGCTGGGAAAGCTGA
- a CDS encoding class I SAM-dependent methyltransferase → MKHTTEDLHAITATTLGHYNAVAESFREGTRDHDVSQNIDALLRHIQGQAPLHILDFGCGPGRDLRTFTRLGHVAVGLDGSAEFARMARQDSGCEVWQQDFLALDLPAERFDGIFANAVLFHVPVQELPRVLKQLHATLKPGGVLFSSNPRGENQEGWNGQRFGAYHDLAAWRTLLGDAGFVELEHYYRPAGLPREQQPWLASVWRRPA, encoded by the coding sequence ATGAAGCACACCACCGAAGACCTGCACGCCATCACTGCCACGACCTTGGGCCATTACAACGCCGTGGCAGAAAGCTTTCGCGAAGGCACCCGCGATCACGATGTCAGCCAGAACATCGACGCCTTGCTGCGCCATATCCAGGGCCAGGCACCGCTGCACATCCTGGATTTTGGCTGCGGCCCGGGGCGCGACTTGCGCACGTTCACCCGCCTGGGCCACGTCGCGGTCGGTCTCGACGGCTCGGCGGAATTTGCCCGGATGGCGCGCCAGGACAGCGGTTGCGAAGTGTGGCAACAGGACTTCCTGGCGCTCGACCTGCCGGCCGAGCGCTTTGACGGGATTTTCGCCAACGCGGTGCTGTTTCATGTGCCCGTCCAGGAACTGCCTCGGGTGCTCAAGCAACTGCACGCCACGCTCAAGCCCGGCGGTGTGCTGTTCAGCTCAAACCCTCGAGGCGAAAACCAGGAGGGCTGGAACGGCCAACGCTTCGGCGCCTACCACGACCTTGCGGCCTGGCGCACGCTGCTCGGCGACGCAGGCTTCGTGGAACTGGAGCATTACTACCGACCGGCTGGACTGCCCCGGGAGCAACAGCCTTGGTTGGCGAGTGTCTGGCGAAGACCTGCTTAG